One Caretta caretta isolate rCarCar2 chromosome 6, rCarCar1.hap1, whole genome shotgun sequence genomic region harbors:
- the LOC125639123 gene encoding acyl-coenzyme A thioesterase 3-like → MAVSVKVLPSPKCLFDDPIQIKVEGLSPLQEVTLRASLTDESGELFQSFAYYRAESNGELDLTCSSALGGSYSGVEPMGLLWSLESKTPFKRLAKKNVLTPFYVHVEVFEGHNITSQLLGKCINERKFLGEGVERIPVREGRLKATLFLPPGSGSFPGLIDLYGSGGGLVEYRASLLASRGFVTLALAYAAFEDIPAFPDILELDYFGEAVEFLRKQQQVKGTGIGVLGLSKGADLALSLATFLPGIQAAVSISGCGVNSFIPLRVNGFTIPPHPYDLGRMKAVGDSGIIDFSEVLDDPRDPATWACRIPVEKSPAKLLFLSAQDDRNWKSELYCREVVHCLRQCGRDVEFYCYPGAGHLLEPPYLPLCQASIHKLTGGYMLWGGQWREHARAQDDAWHRIQVFFQQHLLASDAIKSNL, encoded by the exons ATGGCAGTGAGTGTAAAGGTCTTGCCTTCTCCAAAGTGTTTGTTTGATGATCCCATTCAGATTAAAGTGGAGGGTCTCTCACCGCTGCAGGAGGTCACTCTGAGGGCATCCCTGACTGATGAGAGTGGGGAACTTTTCCAGTCCTTTGCCTACTACAGGGCTGAGAGCAATGGAGAACTGGACCTGACATGCtcctcagccctgggtggcagttACTCTGGGGTAGAACCCATGGGACTGCTGTGGTCACTGGAATCCAAGACACCCTTCAAACGGCTGGCAAAGAAGAATGTCCTCACCCCTTTCTATGTACATGTGGAAGTGTTTGAGGGCCACAATATCACCAGCCAGCTCCTGGGCAAATGCATTAATGAGCGGAAATTTttgggagagggggtggaaaGGATTCCAGTCAGAGAAGGTCGGCTCAAGGCAACTCTCTTCCTGCCTCCTG GATCTGGTTCATTCCCAGGACTTATCGACTTGTATGGATCTGGAGGAGGTCTTGTTGAGTACAGAGCAAGTCTTTTGGCTAGCAGGGGCTTTGTTACATTAGCTCTCGCTTATGCAGCCTTTGAAGATATCCCAGCTTTCCCAGACATCCTCGAACTGGACTATTTTGGGGAGGCTGTGGAGTTTTTGCGGAAGCAACAACAG GTGAAAGGTACCGGGATCGGAGTCTTGGGCTTATCTAAAGGGGCAGATCTAGCCCTTTCTCTGGCCACATTTCTGCCAGGCATCCAAGCAGCTGTCAGCATTTCTGGATGTGGTGTTAATTCCTTTATCCCCCTGCGTGTTAATGGTTTCACTATTCCTCCCCATCCGTATGACTTGGGGAGGATGAAGGCTGTCGGTGATTCTGGAATAATAGATTTTTCAGAAGTCCTGGATGATCCTAGGGACCCAGCCACTTGGGCCTGCCGCATTCCAGTAGAGAAATCCCCCGCCAAGCTCCTCTTTTTATCAGCGCAGGATGACAGAAACTGGAAAAGTGAGCTCTACTGCCGAGAAGTTGTTCACTGCCTTCGGCAGTGCGGGCGAGATGTGGAGTTTTACTGCTATCCTGGGGCAGGACACCTCCTGGAGCCACCGTATTTGCCTTTGTGTCAGGCCTCAATTCATAAGCTGACTGGGGGATACATGCTGTGGGGAGGGCAGTGGAGAGAGCACGCCCGGGCACAGGATGACGCATGGCACAGGATACAGGTCTTCTTTCAGCAACACTTGCTGGCCTCTGATGCCATCAAGAGTAATCTATAG
- the JMJD7 gene encoding bifunctional peptidase and (3S)-lysyl hydroxylase JMJD7 isoform X1: protein MAGADGEGEVPALRAVRRCLAAFPAEARELGLTESVPYLDSLLSPLEFYREWVCPNKPCIIQNAFGHWPALKKWTLTYLRKVAGSKMVSVAVTPNGYADAVYQDRFVMPEERHMLFSNFLDIVEKKVISPSVFYVQKQCSNLTEEFPELLGDVEPEVPWMSEALGKKPDAVNFWLGESAAVTSLHKDHYENLYCVISGEKHFLLHPPSDRPFIPYELYLPATYCISEDGSFQVVDEKAADKVPWIPLDPLNPDLEQYPEYAQARPLRCTVKAGEMLYLPSLWFHHVKQSHGCIAVNYWYDMEYDLKYSYYQLLDSLSKAVTLV, encoded by the exons ATGGCGGGTGcggatggggaaggggaggtgccGGCGCTGCGGGCGGTGCGGAGGTGCCTGGCGGCATTCCCGGCGGAGGCCAGGG AGTTGGGACTGACGGAATCTGTGCCATACCTAGATAGCCTTTTGTCTCCGCTGGAATTTTATCGGGAATGGGTGTGTCCAAACAAACCATGTATAATTCAGAATGCCTTCGGTCACTGGCCAGCTCTGAAGAAGTGGACGTTAACTTATCTCAG GAAGGTAGCAGGCTCCAAGATGGTGAGTGTGGCAGTGACGCCTAATGGTTATGCTGATGCTGTTTATCAGGACCGGTTTGTCATGCCGGAGGAGCGGCACATGCTTTTCAGCAACTTCTTGGACATtgtggagaagaaagtgatctCTCCAAGTGTGTTCTATGTGCAGAAGCAGTGTTCAAACCTGACTGAGGAGTTCCCTGAACTTTTAGGTGATGTGGAGCCTGAGGTACCGTGGATGAGTGAGGCACTCG GAAAGAAGCCTGATGCTGTGAATTTCTGGCTTGGCGAGTCTGCTGCTGTGACATCCT TACATAAAGATCACTACGAGAACTTGTACTGTGTGATTTCCGGCGAGAAACATTTTCTACTGCATCCACCAAGTGACCGGCCCTTCATCCCCTATG AGCTCTACCTGCCTGCGACGTATTGCATATCAGAAGATGGTTCGTTTCAGGTTGTGGATGAAAAGGCTGCAGACAAG GTTCCATGGATTCCACTGGATCCTTTAAATCCAGATCTTGAACAATACCCAGAGTATGCCCAGGCAAGGCCTTTGCGGTGCACAGTGAAAGCTGGTGAGATGTTGTACCTCCCTTCTCTCTGGTTTCATCATGTTAAGCAGTCACATGGTTGTATAGCAG TGAATTATTGGTATGACATGGAATATGACCTGAAGTACAGCTACTATCAACTTCTAGATTCTCTCTCAAAAGCTGTGACACTGGTGTAG
- the JMJD7 gene encoding bifunctional peptidase and (3S)-lysyl hydroxylase JMJD7 isoform X2, whose product MAELGLTESVPYLDSLLSPLEFYREWVCPNKPCIIQNAFGHWPALKKWTLTYLRKVAGSKMVSVAVTPNGYADAVYQDRFVMPEERHMLFSNFLDIVEKKVISPSVFYVQKQCSNLTEEFPELLGDVEPEVPWMSEALGKKPDAVNFWLGESAAVTSLHKDHYENLYCVISGEKHFLLHPPSDRPFIPYELYLPATYCISEDGSFQVVDEKAADKVPWIPLDPLNPDLEQYPEYAQARPLRCTVKAGEMLYLPSLWFHHVKQSHGCIAVNYWYDMEYDLKYSYYQLLDSLSKAVTLV is encoded by the exons ATGGCGG AGTTGGGACTGACGGAATCTGTGCCATACCTAGATAGCCTTTTGTCTCCGCTGGAATTTTATCGGGAATGGGTGTGTCCAAACAAACCATGTATAATTCAGAATGCCTTCGGTCACTGGCCAGCTCTGAAGAAGTGGACGTTAACTTATCTCAG GAAGGTAGCAGGCTCCAAGATGGTGAGTGTGGCAGTGACGCCTAATGGTTATGCTGATGCTGTTTATCAGGACCGGTTTGTCATGCCGGAGGAGCGGCACATGCTTTTCAGCAACTTCTTGGACATtgtggagaagaaagtgatctCTCCAAGTGTGTTCTATGTGCAGAAGCAGTGTTCAAACCTGACTGAGGAGTTCCCTGAACTTTTAGGTGATGTGGAGCCTGAGGTACCGTGGATGAGTGAGGCACTCG GAAAGAAGCCTGATGCTGTGAATTTCTGGCTTGGCGAGTCTGCTGCTGTGACATCCT TACATAAAGATCACTACGAGAACTTGTACTGTGTGATTTCCGGCGAGAAACATTTTCTACTGCATCCACCAAGTGACCGGCCCTTCATCCCCTATG AGCTCTACCTGCCTGCGACGTATTGCATATCAGAAGATGGTTCGTTTCAGGTTGTGGATGAAAAGGCTGCAGACAAG GTTCCATGGATTCCACTGGATCCTTTAAATCCAGATCTTGAACAATACCCAGAGTATGCCCAGGCAAGGCCTTTGCGGTGCACAGTGAAAGCTGGTGAGATGTTGTACCTCCCTTCTCTCTGGTTTCATCATGTTAAGCAGTCACATGGTTGTATAGCAG TGAATTATTGGTATGACATGGAATATGACCTGAAGTACAGCTACTATCAACTTCTAGATTCTCTCTCAAAAGCTGTGACACTGGTGTAG